The nucleotide window GCGATATGACTGCTGCTGCAGTGGGATCAGGAGCAACAAGAGAAAAGGAAGTTCATCTCTATGCGGGTTCTAGTGCTTGGCTTGGAGCGCACGTGAAGAAACGAAAACTCGATATCTTCACGTATACGGGATCGATAAGAAGTGCTATTCCTGACAAATATTTGATGATAGCAGAACAAGAATCAGCAGGGGCGTGTCTCAAACATGTACGGGAACACTGGCAATGTGATCTTTGTGAACGGGTGAAGGGTGCTGCAAAAGAGGAGTGTGCTAAATGCCGCAGTGGAGAAAGAAATCCCTTCAAGACACTGGATGAAATTGCTAAGCATTCGCCACCGGGGTCTAACAAGTTGCTCTTTGCACCCTGGATGTTTGGAGAAAGAACCCCGCTTGACGATCATAACGTCCGTGGTGGATACTTCAATCTCGCTTTGTCACATGATAAGGCCGATATGGTCCGAGCTGTCATGGAAGGAGCGGCATATCACACCCGCTGGATGATGGAGGGGGTAGAGAAACATCGGATGCTGGGGAAAGTCGATAAAGTAAACATGGTCGGTGGTTGTGCAAATTCCGATATTTGGTGTCAAATTTACGCTGATATTTTGGATAAGCCTGTGCATCGGATGGAGAACTATTTTGAAGCAGGGAGTGTTGGAGCCGCCATGGTGGCATGGGTCGGGTTAGGTGAAATCCCAGATTTTGTCAACGCTGCAAAACGAGTCAATATTGATCGTGAATTTAGACCAGATGGGGACAATACGGAAATGTACCATAAGCTCTATGAGATTCTGAAGAAATACTACAAGAAGAACAAGGGTCTGTGGAAAGCCCTTAATGAGTAATGAATTGGTCAGTTTCTACAACACAGATAGTTAGCAGGCCGAACCAGGGTGTTTTTGCAATTGTAGCACAAAAGTAGTACCCTGTGTGTAGTCGCCGTTCACGCGGCTTCTCACGCTGATATGGCCATCGAATGAATCAATGATTGTCTTAACCAAGTAGAGACCCAGACCCGTGCCTTTCGCGCTTTCCATGAATCTAGTGAATAGCTTCTCTCTTTTCCCCTTTGGTATTCCCGTTCCATAATCACTTATTGAAATCTTCAGATAGCAATCTGTTCCAATCTTCATCGGAGCTACCGATACTTCTATTCTTTTTTCTTCAGGGGAGTTTTCGATGGCATTTTTGAACAGGTTAATGAACACATCAAGTAGCAAATCGTTAGCTAAGACGTAATACGTTTCTTCTGGACAAATGAAATCAACTTCATCATAGTCCACATCAAGAGAAGCTATCGCCAAGTCGAAGGACCGTTTCATGATATTTGTTAGATTGATGGGCATCATTTCCTCCGGACTACTTTCTGTTAACGATACCACTTTCTTCATCTTCTCAATTCTCTCTATGGCGTCTCTCAAAGCACTTTTTGCATTCTCCAAGAAATCACGACGCAATTTCTCCGGTTCTCTTGGAGAAGTTGCCAGCTCCAAGCTACCCAGCAGGATGTGGTGGTAGTTGTTGATATCATGGAGCAGAATGTCGGAAAGCAGCGTTGCTTTCTGCTCTGAACGCTTTGCTTCCTTTACGGTATTCAGATACTGAAATCCTATAACAGCAGGTCCTACTGTAAGGCCAGTAGACATGAATGCCTCACCAATCCACCATCCAAATGTCCAAGCCGGAAATATAGACTTGAGGAAATGCGGAACTGTCATCAGCAACATGAATCCAACTGCAATAAGCTCCAAGCTTAGTTCAGCCTTGCTTTTTTCGGTCAGAACCGCAATGGCGTAGATGAATATACCAAAATCTGTAAGAGTCACTATAAGAAGAAAAACACGTCCCAGGACGCTATTGCGAAGAGCTGCTGAAGAGAAAGCTACGTAATTCACTGCCAAATGGGCAACAAGAAATAGTAGAATAGTAATCAATACGCAGACTATTAGCCAAGTATTTGCATCACGAGACTGTGACGAATCTGAGTTCCGCTGATTATACTCCGTGGAAATCATTAGAAGAATCCCAGCCAGCAACCCACCGATGATATGAGGATACACCGTTAAATCACTGGGATCTTCGCGGACTGCAATTGTGATAACCTGAAGAATGTTGATGGTGCTCCAGCTGCCAAAGAATGCAATCAACGGGTTGTAGGAATCGGATGGCCTATAACCTGAGTACCCACGAATAAGGAAGGCCATTATCGCTGAAACGCTTGCTGTAGCTATATGCGTAATTAGGAAAGCCGTTTTATCAATCACAAGAACTGTTCCGATATGGGTCTCGATCCAAACAACAAGCACAAAGGGAATAAAAATCAGTAACGAAAGCGATGGGGCTATTGCTAGAGCTTTTCGAAAAGGAAAGCCAATTCTTTCGAAATATGGCGTTGAAATAGATAAATAGAGTAGAGAAAAGCCTACTGCCACAAATGCAAGTGACAACGTCCGTGAGAGATACAAAGAATTAGGAAAAACCAGAGCAGCTATTGCTGAGAATGCCATGAGGACATTGCTCATCATCAGATGGAAAGCGTTGAGTTCCTGAAAGGACTCTCTGTTCCTAGATGAAATGAAAGCGTTTAATGTGAACCCTATGATAGCTACTACCGCAAGCATATTTCCAACGGGGGATTCAAGCGGACTAGTATTATGGACAAGAAATACCCCAAATATTCGAATTAGTACAATACCAGTTGCAATTCCACCCAAGGCTTTGGAAGCGTTTTCTTCTGAATCCTGTAATCGAATTGTAGCAGAATTAAACACCAAAAGAGTCAGAGCAAGAACAAACAAATCAAGTTTTACATAAAAGATGTTAATTTCCAAAGAAAGATGAGAGTACAAGCTTTGATTAAGCAGTATCCTAGCAGCAGTGCCAACCGAACGTAATGAATAAAGAATGAAATATACAGTTAGAAACCCAAAGAAGACTGATTTTTCCTTACGAAAGCGTAGCGCAGTCATTGCTGCCCCAATAGAACAGATGAAAGCCAAAAATGACATGAGGCCTACGTAGTTAGCAGATGAAGACCAGGCAAACAAACCAAGATAGGTAATTGGTAGTGGGCTTAGGAGTATGACTACTATTCGCAATAGCTTCTTAGCGTGCTTGGGTAAGGTCACCTCCTAATAACCTCGGGCCTTGAGCATGACCTCAGCTATATGAATGATTATCCGTTGAATATTACTGTCTTGCCGTTACAGTGCAAAACCGGTCTTACCAGAGCCCCAAGATTCCAACGCAACTTTCAGTTCTTCATGTTCCTTGGCGTACTTTCCAACAGGAATATCCTCCATCTTAGCGTCGATAGCTTGCCTGAAGGCCATCGCTCCTGCTTTTGGACCATCAGGATGTGCATGGATTGCTCCACCAGAGCCAATCACAATATCTGGGCCAAGATCTTCCATTACTTCTTCAACCATTCCTTGGGAAATGCCTCCACTTGGCATGGGAGCACTCTGTTCGATGTGCTGAAGAGGCATGGTCATCTCGTGTGCCATGCCGAGAAAACGCTCCTTTAGAATTGGAGCCTTCCCGTAGGGAGCTGGAAAAACCGTGATATCCGAGCCGCATAGACGGGGTAGCTTGCCAATGACCAAGTTTGACGCAATCCCAGAAATCGGAGATTCATACAGAGCACCAGCAATATCCATGTGACCAAGAACTGGTACCTTCGTCGATTCATCCTCACATACGGCTCTGAAGGCAGAATATCCAACAGCTAGGAAATTGACCATAAGCGCGTTAGCGCCGTATTCTTGTGCTCGTTCAGCGTTTTCAAGGACCTTTGGGACGCGGTCGGTGATATTTGCGGTATAGAGAGTTTTCTCCCCCTTTTCCTCGTCAGCTCTATCTGCGGCTTCCATGAAGAGTGTGACCCGTTCTTCCAAAGTATTGAAGTGTGGATCAGCAAGCAGTTCGTCATCCTTTATGATATCTGATCCACCTACTGCAGCTTCATAGAAAAGCTCTGCACCCATTTCCGCAGAAGTGTACACACATGGCTTGATCATGTTGTTAAGAAGGGGGCGTTCTTTCACACCGAGGAGCTTTCGCAGTCCTTTCATACCAAATTTCGGGCCAGAAAACTCCTTGAGCCAGCTCTTCGGAAAACGCAAGTCCAAGCACTTGATGCGCCCACCCATGGAGATGTTCCCAATAACTGTGCTCAACAACATCGGAATCTGAGGGCCAAAATTCTCGTGGGGAAATGCTACTTGAATGATGTACTCTCGGCGTTTCAAGTCGCTGGGTTTGCTGTATTCATAGTACGGTACTTCGTATATGCCAATCACCTTTGCCACGTGCCGTTTCCTCACTTCAACCGTTTCACCAGGTACCATTGTCCAAGTGCCAGTCGATTGCTCAATGGCGGCTGCATGAGCCACATCTCGTGCATCCATGAAGGGAGGTAGGCCTACATAGTATGTTCCTATAACATATTTCTCAAAATCCAGTGCATCCGGCATTGCATCGGGCATTGCCTCAAGCGGGATCCTATCCATAGCAATCAATCCTACAACTCAATATACATGGTGTCTTATGTCCTTTTGGAGCAAACGTCGAAGTGTATTGAAATTTGTAGAAGATATCATTCAGCTGGCTTTATTTGTCAGATTGACATAGACACACGTAGTATTTCGCTTGGTGTTCTCGTTATTTGGGAGAGCCAAGTCAACTTGGAGGCTTACAGCATGATTCACATATCAGAAGTAGCGGAGAAAGCCAGGATTAATGAAAAGTATCTTGAGCCCTACGGAAGGCACATGGCCAAAATAGACTTGAGCATACGAGAAGAACTTGGTGAACGGAAGGGCAAGCTAATCCTTGTTACAGCAACGAATCCTACAAGCGCCGGAGAGGGAAAAACGACCAATTCCATCGGATTATCGATGGCTCTCAATGCATTGGGCCACAATGCGGTTGTGACGCTTAGAGAGCCTTCTCTGGGACCTGTATTTGGCATCAAGGGTGGTGCCACAGGTGGCGGGCAATCGAAGGTTCTTCCATCAGACAAAATCAACCTATCATTTACAGCTGATTTTCCAGCAATAACCTCAGCGCACAATCTGCTTTCTGCTTTGATTGACAATCATATACATCGAACCACGGATGTAGGCATCGACGGTAGACGAGTTTATTGGCCGCGGGCACTTGATATGAATGATCGTGCTCTTAGAAAGGTCGTTGTTGGGCTTGGCGGAAAGTCAGGAGGGTATCCACGAGAGGACACATTCGTCATTACAGCAGCATCAGAAATCATGGCAATTCTTGCTCTTTCAAAAGACTATGACGACTTGAAGAAACGGCTCGGAAACATACTGGTTTCAAGAGATTTGGATTTGAATGAGGTCTACGCAAGGGATTTGAACGCTGAAGGAGCCATGGCAGTTCTGTTGAGTGATGCACTCAAACCTAACCTAGTTCAGACCTCCGAAGGAACTCCAGCCATTATTCACACTGGACCGTTTGCCAATATTGCTCATGGCACGAATTCTATCGTGGCTATCGACCTTGCGCTTCGCCTTTTTGATTACGTCGTAGTGGAGGCAGGATTTGGTGCGGATCTAGGAGCCGAGAAATTCTTCAATATTGTGACGCGCGCAGGGGAATTTGGGGTCGATGCTACTGTGCTGCTAACGTCAATTAGAGCCCTCAAGAAACATGGTGACGGTGAGCTCAAGAAGGGCTTTTCGAACCTAGAGGCTCACGCAGAAAATCTTGATGAGTTTGGGGTGCCATTCGTTGTTACGTTGAATCGCTTTCCAGATGACACCGACGAAGACATTGCTGAACTGAGAAAGTTCTGCGAATCGAAGGGGTGGACCATGGAGGTTTCAGAGGTCTTTGCAAAGGGTAGCGATGGGGGCAAGGATTTCGCCAAGAGCGTACTTGATGCTGTAGAAAAAGAAAGCACTCTGAACTACACATACAATCTTGATGATGACATAAAGACCAAAATCGAGAAGCTGGCCAAGTCAGTGTATGGTGCAGATGATGTCATATACTCAGGCAACGCGGGAGGGGAAATCTGGTCACTAGAAAATCGTGGCCATGGTGATTTGCCCATCTGTGTTGCGAAAACACAGTTCAGCCTCTCAGATGACTCGAAGTTACTTGGAAAACCTGAGGATTTCAGAGTGAATGTACGAGGAGCAGATGTTAGTGCTGGAGCGGGTTTTGTTATTGTGTATATGGGAGACGTAATGCTCATGCCGGGATTGCCTAAGAAACCCGCCGCTGAAGACATGGACATCGATAGTAATGGCAATAGGCAAGGTGTAATGTAATAGGTGATACGAATTGATGTCGCTTGACTTCACTCCGGACTGTTTTTGTGATGGCAAAGTCATTGATGGGCGAGCCCTGTCCAAGCAGATTCGTGGCAAAATAGAGGAGGAAGTTGAGCGGTTAACTGAGCTTCATCAACTGCGGCCGAAATTGACAACCATACTTGTAGGAGACGACGCTGCATCGAAGAAATATATCAAATACAAACAGAAAGCGTGCAAGAACGTAGGTATTCTCTCCGAAAACTTCAATCTGCCAGGAGATATACAAGAAGATGAGCTCATCGAGAAAATCGAGGAATTGAATCAGGACAACAAGGTTCACGGAATTCTTGTCCAGCTTCCCCTTCCGAGACATATTGACAAAGAGAATATCATCGGGGCTATAGACCCCGACAAAGACGTGGATGGTTTTGCACCACGGAATATCTACAGACTGTTCCATGGCGGAGAAATGTTAGCAGCAGCTACACCTCAGGGAATCGTGACCATGCTTGATCACCTAGACGTGAAGCTGAAAGGCCTGCAAGCAGTGGTTATCAATAGATCAATCATCGTAGGCAAACCACTCATCTTCTTGCTCCTCAACCGTGACCTCACCGTTTCGGTATGCCACTCCAAAACTGAGGATTTGAAGAGGCACACAACGAATGCGGACGTGTTGATAACAGCCGTCGGTCTTCGTGAATCAAAAGAAGACCCATACTTCATCACTGCAGATATGGTCAAAGAGGGCGTAGTGGTCATTGATGTAGCATCACCTTACGGTGACTGTGACTTTGACGAGGTCAAGAAGAAAGCCAAATACATCACCCCGGTACCAGGGGGCGTTGGGCCAATGACAATCACAATGCTCCTCAAGAATGTATTAACCGCCTACGCCTACCAGACAGCGCAAGCAAATGTTCTCGCCACTGATGCCATTGACTACGGATCCTATACCACCTAAAGGGCTTCAGTCCTCATCGGGTTTATGGAACAATCCCAAACCCTTTTTTGGCGTTGCCTTTGTCGGATGCATAAGAAGCGACAAAAGGGTGACTCTGAAAGTGAAAGTGATAGAATGTGTGCCCAACTTTAGTGAAGGGCGGGACAAAGAAGTTATTGATGCTATAGGTGATGCGATTAAGAGTGTGGAAGGAGTCAGACTGCTAGATGTGGAATTTGATCCTGACCACAATCGTTCAGTCTTCACCTTCATCGGCGCCCCGGAGAATGTCAAAGAAGCTGCTCACGAGGCTGCTGATGTGGCTGTTGAAAAGATAGACATGCGCGAGCACAAGGGTGGTCATCCCCGAATGGGCGCAGTGGACGTAGTGCCATTCATTCCTCTTCACGGCACGACCATTGGTGAATGCATAGAACTCTCAAAAGAATTCGGCGAAGAGTTTGCAGCAAAACACGATGTACCAGTGTACCTGTATGCGGAATCTGCAACAAGGCCCGAACGGGAAGAGCTTCCTAATATCAGACAAGGTGAGTATGAACTCCTGAGTGAGAAAATCGGAGAAGATTCGACAAAGGAGCCAGACTTTGGGCCTAACAAAATCAATCCCAAAGCAGGAGCTACTGCTACAGGAGCACGGCACTACCTTATCGCCTTCAACATGAACTTGAATACCACCGACGTGGAAGTGGCAAAGGAATGTGCGAATGCGGTCCGTGCCACGACAGGTGGCTTTGTCTATGTTCAGGGTATCGGGCTTGATTTGCCTGAGAAAGGCATGGTACAGGTCTCCTGTAATCTAATCCATCCCAAACGAACCAAAATCCATCAGGTACTGGAAGTCGTCAAGAACGAAGCTAAGAGATTCGGAGCTACCGTAGTAGAAACAGAAATCATCGGCATGGTTCCACTGTTTGCTCTGCTCGACGCACTCGATTACTACCTGCAACCTGAGCGTCTTGACGAGGATATGATTCTTGACCTCTATTATCTCGGAGGCACCGACGACCCCACCGAGAAATCCTTCTCGGAAATGTCGCTTATCGAGTTCAGCGATGCTGTTAGACGAGCCCGTGCAACTCCGGGAGGTGGCAGCGTTGCGGCAGCAATGGGGGCCTTTGGCAGTGCGCTTGTGTGTATGGTGACTGGTTTGTCACTCACAGGGCGCAAGTTCGCAGCTATCAAACAGGAAATGCTTGATGTTCGTCACGATACAGAGACCGAACGGGGAGAGCTGATGGGGCTAGTGGAGGAAGACTCTGAGGCATTCGATCAGGTCATGGCGAAGTACAAGATGAAAGCAGAAAGCGAAGAAGAGAAGAAAGAGAAAGAGAAACAGATTCAAGAAGCCACCAAGAACGCCGCAGAGGTTCCACTTGAGACAATGCGACGGTCATACAATGCTCTTGAGAATGCAGTACCAGCAGCCAAGAAGGGGAATATCAATGCAGTCACAGATGCAGGAGTTGCAGCTCATGCACTCATGGCAGCAATCGAAGGTGCTGCTCTCAATGTCCGCATCAACTTGGACAGCATTGAAGATGAGTCATACGTCAAAAAGACCCGAAAAGAAGTAGAAGATCTCATAGAAAAGGGCAAGGAAACCAAGGCAGAAGTTCTAGAACTTGTCGAAAAGAGAATGAAGGAAATGGCGGAGCAATAGGCGCTACGTCTCACTGAACCGAAACATCGGCACCGCGGTGGATATGGATTCGATAGGTTTCCCCTCCGACCTCTCGAATCGCCTCCGCAACTTCTTTTTCTTTGTTCGGTGCAAGGGCCATCATGGTTCCTCCACCACCGGAGCCG belongs to Candidatus Lokiarchaeota archaeon and includes:
- a CDS encoding ribulose 1,5-bisphosphate carboxylase is translated as MDRIPLEAMPDAMPDALDFEKYVIGTYYVGLPPFMDARDVAHAAAIEQSTGTWTMVPGETVEVRKRHVAKVIGIYEVPYYEYSKPSDLKRREYIIQVAFPHENFGPQIPMLLSTVIGNISMGGRIKCLDLRFPKSWLKEFSGPKFGMKGLRKLLGVKERPLLNNMIKPCVYTSAEMGAELFYEAAVGGSDIIKDDELLADPHFNTLEERVTLFMEAADRADEEKGEKTLYTANITDRVPKVLENAERAQEYGANALMVNFLAVGYSAFRAVCEDESTKVPVLGHMDIAGALYESPISGIASNLVIGKLPRLCGSDITVFPAPYGKAPILKERFLGMAHEMTMPLQHIEQSAPMPSGGISQGMVEEVMEDLGPDIVIGSGGAIHAHPDGPKAGAMAFRQAIDAKMEDIPVGKYAKEHEELKVALESWGSGKTGFAL
- a CDS encoding formate--tetrahydrofolate ligase, with the protein product MIHISEVAEKARINEKYLEPYGRHMAKIDLSIREELGERKGKLILVTATNPTSAGEGKTTNSIGLSMALNALGHNAVVTLREPSLGPVFGIKGGATGGGQSKVLPSDKINLSFTADFPAITSAHNLLSALIDNHIHRTTDVGIDGRRVYWPRALDMNDRALRKVVVGLGGKSGGYPREDTFVITAASEIMAILALSKDYDDLKKRLGNILVSRDLDLNEVYARDLNAEGAMAVLLSDALKPNLVQTSEGTPAIIHTGPFANIAHGTNSIVAIDLALRLFDYVVVEAGFGADLGAEKFFNIVTRAGEFGVDATVLLTSIRALKKHGDGELKKGFSNLEAHAENLDEFGVPFVVTLNRFPDDTDEDIAELRKFCESKGWTMEVSEVFAKGSDGGKDFAKSVLDAVEKESTLNYTYNLDDDIKTKIEKLAKSVYGADDVIYSGNAGGEIWSLENRGHGDLPICVAKTQFSLSDDSKLLGKPEDFRVNVRGADVSAGAGFVIVYMGDVMLMPGLPKKPAAEDMDIDSNGNRQGVM
- a CDS encoding bifunctional methylenetetrahydrofolate dehydrogenase/methenyltetrahydrofolate cyclohydrolase (catalyzes the formation of 5,10-methenyltetrahydrofolate from 5,10-methylenetetrahydrofolate and subsequent formation of 10-formyltetrahydrofolate from 5,10-methenyltetrahydrofolate), with protein sequence MSLDFTPDCFCDGKVIDGRALSKQIRGKIEEEVERLTELHQLRPKLTTILVGDDAASKKYIKYKQKACKNVGILSENFNLPGDIQEDELIEKIEELNQDNKVHGILVQLPLPRHIDKENIIGAIDPDKDVDGFAPRNIYRLFHGGEMLAAATPQGIVTMLDHLDVKLKGLQAVVINRSIIVGKPLIFLLLNRDLTVSVCHSKTEDLKRHTTNADVLITAVGLRESKEDPYFITADMVKEGVVVIDVASPYGDCDFDEVKKKAKYITPVPGGVGPMTITMLLKNVLTAYAYQTAQANVLATDAIDYGSYTT
- the ftcD gene encoding glutamate formimidoyltransferase, which codes for MFSPLMPLTTDPIPPKGLQSSSGLWNNPKPFFGVAFVGCIRSDKRVTLKVKVIECVPNFSEGRDKEVIDAIGDAIKSVEGVRLLDVEFDPDHNRSVFTFIGAPENVKEAAHEAADVAVEKIDMREHKGGHPRMGAVDVVPFIPLHGTTIGECIELSKEFGEEFAAKHDVPVYLYAESATRPEREELPNIRQGEYELLSEKIGEDSTKEPDFGPNKINPKAGATATGARHYLIAFNMNLNTTDVEVAKECANAVRATTGGFVYVQGIGLDLPEKGMVQVSCNLIHPKRTKIHQVLEVVKNEAKRFGATVVETEIIGMVPLFALLDALDYYLQPERLDEDMILDLYYLGGTDDPTEKSFSEMSLIEFSDAVRRARATPGGGSVAAAMGAFGSALVCMVTGLSLTGRKFAAIKQEMLDVRHDTETERGELMGLVEEDSEAFDQVMAKYKMKAESEEEKKEKEKQIQEATKNAAEVPLETMRRSYNALENAVPAAKKGNINAVTDAGVAAHALMAAIEGAALNVRINLDSIEDESYVKKTRKEVEDLIEKGKETKAEVLELVEKRMKEMAEQ